CCGGGGTTCGAAGTGCAGGGTGACGTGGTCGCCGAGCGCCGGGGTCTCGCGCAGCTCCGGCAGGTCCGCCTTGATCCGGTGGCCGTCCACATCGACGTACAGCCGGTGCGTGGAGCCGCGCCACTGCACCTCGGTGATCTTGCCGCTCAGGGCGTTCGGGCCCTCCCCCAGGGCGAGCAGGTGCGGGCGCACGCACAGGGTGGCGCTCGCGCCGGGGGCCGCGCGGCCCGGATCGAGGTCCAGGGTCCGCCCGGCGAACAGCGCGCCTCCCTCGGCGACGGTGACCGGGAGGAGGTTGGCGTTGCCGACGAACGAGGCGGTGAACTCGGTGCGCGGGGTGCGGTACAGCTCCTGCGGGGTGCCGCAGTCCTGCAGCCGCGCCTTGTCCATGACCGCGATCCGGTCGGCGAGCGTGAGCGCCTCGACCTGGTCGTGGGTGACGTACAGGATCGACACGTCGGGCAGTTCGCGGTGCAGCCGGGCCAGTTCGGCGAGCATCCCGGAGCGCAGCTGCGCGTCGAGCGCGGAGAGCGGCTCGTCGAGCAGCAGCACCCCGGGGCGGATCGCGAGCGCGCGGGCGATGGCCACGCGCTGCTGCTGGCCGCCGGACAGTTCGCGCGGGTAGCGCTTGGCGTAGGCCGCCATGCCCGTCATCTCCAGGGCCTCGGCGACCCGCCCGGGGATCCCGGCCTTGGGTGCCTTCTGCGCCTTGAGGCCGAAGGCGACGTTGTCCTCGACCCGCATGTGGGGGAAGAGCGCGTACTGCTGGACGACCATGCCGATGCCGCGCTTGTGCGGCGGGAGCGCCGTGACGTCCCGGTCACCGATGAACACCCGGCCCGAGGAGGGACGTACGAATCCGGCGACCGCCCGCAGCGCCGTGGTCTTGCCCGAACCGGAGGGGCCGAGCAGGGCCATGACCTCGCCCGGCTCCACGGTCAGGTCGAGGGAGTCCAGGACGGTCGCGGCGCCGTAGGCGACCGAGACCGCGTCGAAACGGATCCCGCTCACGCCGCGGACTCCGCGGACTCTGCGGCCGGCGGGACCAGCTGGGCCATCGGGCCCAGGAGCGCCGGGAGTTCGGCGATCGAGCCGAGGACGTGGGTCGCCCCGTGGGCGGTGAGGGCCGCCCGGTCGTGCGCCCCGGTCAGCACCCCGGCCACGGTCCCGGCGCCCGCGCGCTGCCCGCTGAGCATGTCGTAGGCGGTGTCGCCGACGACGACCGCCGCGCGTACGTCGTCCACCGCGCCGGTGCGCAGGAACGCGGCCAGCACCATGTCCGGGTACGGGCGCCCGCGGCCGCCCGCGTCGGCGGGGCACAGCGTCAGGTCGGCGAGGTCCCGCCAGCCGAGGGCGTCGAGGATGGCGTCCTGGGTGACGCGGGCGAAGCCGGTGGTCAGGACGACGGTGCGGCCCTCGGCGCGGAGCGACTCGATGGTCTCGCGGGCGCCGGGGAGCGGGGCGACGAGACCGCCGTCGACCAGTTCGCCGTAGGCCTGCTCGAAGGCGGTGTTGGCGCGCCGGGCGAGGTCCTCCGTGCCGAAGAGGTGCCGGAAGACGGAGATCTTCGACTCGCCCATGGTGTCGCGGACGTACTGGAGCTTGGCCGCGTGGTCGGCCGAGCCGGGCTCGACGCCGAGGCGCTCGGCGGCGCGCTCGAAGGCCCGCTCGACGAGGCCGCCGTCGGCGACGGTGGTGCCGGCCATGTCGAGGACGACGAGCTTGCGGTGGAGGGTATTGCCGTTGGCGGTGGTGATGGTGGCCATGTCTGTTACCAGCCCAGTTCGTTCGCGGTGGTTTCGGCTATGGCGGGCGAGCAGGTCATGCCCCGGCCGCCGGGTCCCGTCACCAGCCACACGCCGTCCCGCACCTGCTCGCGGTGGACGACCCGGGTGGTGTCGGTGCACTGCGCGTACACGCCCGCCCAGCGGTGCCGGATCTTCGGCAGCGGGCGGCCCAGGAAGGACTCGACGACCTCGGTGAGGTGGTCGTAGGGCTCTTCGAGGGTGTCGAACGCGAAGGGGTGCTCGTACTCGTGGGTGTCGCCGATGGTCAGGCCGCCGTCGCGGCGCTGGACCATCAGCAGCTGCATCTTGTGCGCGGCGGCGACCGGGGCCTGCGCCTGCTCGGCGTTGAGCGCGTCGAGGGCCGCCGACTGGTACGCCGGGTAGTAGCGGAAGCTGTCGGCGTCGGCGACCGAGGTGGTCAGCGGCTCGCCGAGCGGCTCGGTCTGCATCATCTGCAGCCGGACGCGGCGCACGGGCAGTTCGGGGGCCAGCTCGCGGACCAGGCCGGAGAGCCAGGCACCGGTGGCCAGCACGACGACGTCGCCGCGGTGCACGTCACCGTGGTCGTCGCGGACGGCGCCGGGGCCGGTGACCTCGCGGACCTCGCGTCCGGGGAGGAAGGTGTAGCGGCCGGAGGCGCGGAGCGCCTCGCGCAGGTGGAGCTGCGCGGTGCGGGGTTCGACGGCCGCGTCCCGCTCGCACCACAGGGCCGCCTCGAAGGCGCCGCGCAGGGCCGGGTTGATCTCGCGCGCTTCGGCGGCGGTGACCAGTTTGTAGCCGCGGGCGGCGGCGTCGGGGCGGGCGACGGCCGCCTCGGCGACCGCGTACTCGCGGGCGTTGCGGACGGGGGTGAGCGATCCGATGGCGCGGAAGCCCAGGCCGGGGACCCGTTCCCCGATCCGCTCCCAGAGCTCTCGGGCCCGCAGCGCCGTGTCCAGCTCCGCACCGCCGGCCCGTCCGCTGACCCAGATCTGGCCGAAATTGCGCAGCGAGGCGCCGCGTGCCTCGGCTTCGCGCTCGATCTGGACGACCTCGTGGCCGCGTTCGACTGCTTGCCAGGCGTGCATGGTGCCGACCACGCCGCCTCCGATGACTATGACTCTCACCCGGCCCACGGTGGTCGCGGCCCATGGCCCGGGAGGAGCCATCAGGCAACACCACGGTGAACAGCCCTCGACCTTTGGACCAGACCCGTTATCGTTCCGTGACGAAAGCGCGCCCCATTAGTCCGCTTACCGGGTATTTGGAGGTCGGCTCGTACGGCTACTCGGGGCGCAGGTGCGTCGTGAAGCTGAACCGGTCGCCACGGTAGAGCGAACGCACCCGCTCCAGCGGGCGCCCGTCCTGATCCCGCGAGAACCGGTGGATCAGCAGCATCGGGAGCGCGGGCGGAGTACCGATGAGCAGCGCCTCGCGCGGGGTGGCCAGGACCGTCTCCAGCTTCTCGTCGGCGTCGCCGAAGCCGATGCCGAGCCGCTCGCGGAGATATCCGTAGAAAGAGGAATCCGGCTGGAATTCGCCGTCCAGGCGGGGGGCACGGGCCACCCGGATGTACGTGCTCTCCAGCCCCACCCGCTCGTCGTCGGCCAGCAGCACCCGCTCCAGGTGCCAGACGGGCTCGCCGGCCTCGGCACCGATGCCGTGCGCGAGGTCGGGCGGGCAGGGGAACTGCTCCAGCCCGATCAGGTTGCGGCCGGGGCGGCGCCCCTGACGGCGGACCCCCTCGGTGTAACTGGCGAGCGAGAGCGGCTGCTCCAGCTTCGGCCCGGCGACGACGGTGCCGCGCCCGGCCCGGCGCAGCCGGCCTTCGAGGAGCAGCTCGCGCAGGGCCTGACGAACGGTCTCGCGGGACACCTCGTAGCGCTCGGCGAGATCACGCTCGGTCGGCAGCGAGCCGCCCTCGCCGAGCTCCTCGACGAGCTCGGAGATGCGGGCCTTGACGGCGTAGTACTTGGGGATGCGCCCGTGCTCAGGAATGCCGGATCGGACCGGCGAGCCGGGTCGGTGCTTGGTCGGTTCCACGCTGGGACTGTACGCATCCAGCCCGGCCGACGGCTGAGGCGCCCCCGGTGGGCAAGACGGGCCCGCGCCATATCCAGCCCCGCCGGCGTTTGAGGCGCCCCCGGAGGGCAGCCGGACCCGAGCCGAACCCAGCCCGGGTAGCCACATCCAGCCCCACCCGGCACGGGCAGCCGGACCCCGGCCAAATCCAGCCCCGCCGGCGTTTGAGGCGCCCCCGGAGGGCAAGACGGGCCCGCGGCCTACGACGACGTACCGCCCGCCACCCTCCGCAGGCGCCGGGCGCCAAACAGCAACCCACCCCCCACGGCCACCGCCCCAAGCGCCCCGAACCCACACGCCCACTCCCGCCCCCCACCCGCACCGGTCTCGGCAAGGGCGTCGTCCTCCGCCCCGGCCCCGTCCTCCGCCTCGGGCCCCGCCTCCTCCGCAGGATCCCGCGGCCCCTCGACAGAGAACCGGTACCCCCCGCTCTCCCCGACCCAGTCCCCGTCATCCCCGTTGCGCTGGACCAGCGCCGCATCCGCGACCACCTCCCCCTCGGGCGCAGTCGCCGCGAAGGCGAGCTGCACCTTGACGGTGGCCGACCCGCCGGGCCCGACGGAGAAGCCGGGAAAGGCCTCCCCGCCGTCGAACACGGCGATGACCTCGTCCCGGTCGGTGCTCTCCAGGCTGACGGGGAAGGTGGTGCCCTGCGCCTCGAACTCCATCCGCAGGTGGGCGGGTCGCAGGGTGCGCGCCTTGTCCGTGAAGACGACCACGGGGTGGATGGCGGTGCAGGCGGAGCCGGTGGTGTTGGTCAGGTCCAGGTACCAGGTCTGCGGTCCGGCTCCGATGCGGTAGACGGACGGGCCCCCGCGGATCCGGGCCCCGATGGGGAAGGCCGTGTTCTTGCCGTCGCCACAGCTGGCCTTGGCGCGCGAGGGCAGCGCGGGCGCGGGGCGGGCGCCGCCACCGCCGGGGGGCGCGGGCGCGGCGGCCGCGGGGACGACGGCCGGTCCTGCCACGGCGATCAGGACCGCGGAGAGGGCAAGGGCTTTGCGCAGTCGCATAGGAGGCCTTCGCTGGCTCGCCGGACGATGATCTGACGAAGCGACAATCACCCCGCCGTGCCCGCACCCTCCCACGCCCTCACCACCCTCCCCACCCACCACGCCCCACCCACCCACCTTTCCCCCCAATCGGCGCACGCCCCCCAACCCAGCCCACCCACCAACCCAGCCCAACCCAGCCCGCCCGCTCGCCAAACCAACCCACCAAGCCCAACCCAGCCGCCCGCCAAACCAGCCCGCCCCGGCAACACCGGCCCAATCCAGCCCGCCCGGCGTTTGAGGGCCCGCCGGAGGCCCCACAACCCATAGCCGCCCACACAGCCCACCCAAAACCAGCCCACGCCAAACCCAGCCCGCCCCGGCAAACCCAGCCCGCCCCTGCAAAACCGGCCCAATCCAGCCCGCCCGGCGTTTGAGGGCCCGCCGGAGGCCCCGCGACCCGCAGCCCGCCCACACAGCCCAGCCACATCCAGCCCGCCCGGCGATTGAGGGCCGACGCACGCCAAGACCGGGCACACCACCGGGCCAGGGCCAGAACCGTCCCCCGGTTCAGACTCGGCCGGAGCCGAAGAGGGGAGCCAGGACCAGCTCCGCCGCCCCCTCGGCCACCCCACCGGGAGCCCGCTCCACCCGCGCCGGTTCGCCACCGAGCGCCCGCGCCGCCAGCACCGTACGGACCCCCTCGACGAACACCTCCGGCGCGCCCGCCACCACGCGCCCACCCAGCAGCACCCGTTCCACGTCCAGCAGCGCGACCAGGTTCGCCGCGGCCTCCCCCAGCACCCGCGCGGCCCGCGCGAGGTCACCCCGCGCCACCGCCTCCAGGCACAGCACCTCCGCACACCCGCGCGCCCCGCACCGGCACGGAGGCCCGTCCAGCAGCAGCACCTGGTGCCCGAACTCCCCCGCACCCGACCTGCTCCCCCGGTACACCTCGCCCCCGAGGCGCAGCCCCGCGCCCAGCCCGGTGCCCACGTGCAGGTACACGGAGCCGCCGGGCCCCGGACCGGCTCCGGCCGCGCCCGCGTTGGTGTCCTTGTCCACCACCACCGGCAGCCCGAGCCGCCCGGCCAGCGCCGCCCGCAGCGGGTAGCCCTCCCACCCGGGGAACCCGGTCACCCGGCCCAGCACCCCGGTCCGGTGGTCCAGCGGCCCGGGCGCGGCAACCCCCACACCCAGCGGCACCCCGACCACCCCACCGGATCCCCCCGCACCACCCACAGCACCCACAGCACCCACGCCAGCCAGGCCAGCCAGGCCACCCACTCCACCCAGACCACCCCCGCCCGGGCCACCCCCACAGGCCCGAACCACCGCCTCGGCCACGACCCCCACGACCACATCGGGCTCGGCACCGAAGTCCAGCGGCCGGCGCCACTCGGCCACCACCCGCCCCAGCAGATCCACCCGCACCACGCGCAGCTCATCCCGGTCCAGGTGCGCACCGACGGCGTACCGGGCCTCGGGGACCAGCCGCAGCAGGGTGCGCGGCTTGCCCCCGGTGGACGCACCGCGGCCCGCCTCCGCGACCAGGCCCTCCGCCGCCAGCCGGGCCGTGATCTTGCTGACGGCCTGGGGAGTCAGTCCCGTACGCGCCGCCAGTTCGCCACGGCCCGGCCCGGCCTCGCCGCGCAGGCCCGCCGCGCGCAGCAGGCTCAGTACGAGCGCGGCGTTGTGCCCGCGCAGTCCGGCCAGATTCGCTCCGCCGCCCGCACCACCCGCGTCGTCCCCGCCGCCGACACCCTCGCCGCCACCGCCACCGCTACCCCTGATCACCCGCCCATTGTCCACCCTCCTTGCACTTCGGCAACAGTGTTGCCAAAGTAGACTCATGGCTACCACCTCCCCCAGCACCCCCGCCTCTCCCAGCACCCCCACCAGCCCCACCCGCCCCCTCCGCGTCGGACTGATCGGCTACGGACTCGCCGGTTCCGTCTTCCACGCCCCGCTCGTGGCCGCGACCGACGGGCTCGTCCTCGACACGGTCGTCACCTCCGACCCCGCCCGCCAGGCCCAGGTGCACGCCGAGTTCCCGGACGCACACGTCGTACCGACCCCGGACGAGCTGTGGGAGCGGTCCGCGGAACTGGACCTGGTGGTCATCGCCTCCCCCAACAAGACCCACGTCCCGCTCGCCACCACCGCCCTGACCAGGGGCCTCGCCGTGGTCGTCGACAAGCCCCTCGCCGCCACCGCCGCGGAGGCCCGTGAACTCGCCGCGCTGGCCGACCGGACCGGAACCTTCCTGTCCGTCTTCCAGAACCGCCGCTGGGACAACGACTTCCTCACCGTGCGCCGCCTGATCGAGGACGGCGAGCTGGGCGAGATCCAGCGCTACGAGTCCCGCTTCGAGCGCTGGCGCCCGCAGCTCAAGGGCGGCTGGCGCGAATCCGGCGCCCCGGAGGAGATCGGCGGGCTGCTCTACGACCTGGGCAGCCACGTGGTGGACCAGGCCCTGGTGCTGTTCGGCCCGGCCGTCCGGGTCTACGCGGAGACGGACGTACGCAGGCCCGGCGCCCGGGCGGACGACGACACCTTCATCGCGATCACCCACGCGGGCGGCGTACGTTCCCACCTCTACGTCAGCGCGACCACGGCCCAGCTGGGCCCGCGCATGCGCGTGCTCGGCTCCTCCGCGGGCTATGTGAAGTACGGCCTGGACCCGCAGGAGGCCGCCCTGCGCGAGGGCAAGCGGCCCGGCGTGGACCTGCCGTGGGGTGAGGAGCCCGAGCACTGCCGGGGCCGGATCGGCTCCGGCGAGTCCCCGCTGACGGGTGGCGGGCGGCCCGTTCCGACGGAGCCGGGCGACTACCCGGCCTACTACGCGGCGGTGGCGGCCGCCCTGCGCGGCGGCGGCCCGGCTCCGGTGACCGCGCACGAGGCGGCGGACTGCCTGGCGGTCCTGGAGGCGGCCCGGCGCTCGTCGCGGGAGGGGTGTGCGGTCAACATCTCACCGTCCGCCGACGGATCCGTCTGAAAATCGATCGGGCCGGTGATCCATTCGCCATAAGCTGTGAGAAACCTATGATCATCACACTTGCGAAGAGTGGGTACCCACAGTGAAGTTGTCCCGGATCGCATCGGCCGTCACCGCGGCCGCCATCGCCCCGGCCGTCCTGTTCTCCGCACCGGCCTTCGCCGCCGACGGCGGGACGGCGGCGGGGACCGCGTCCACCGTGTCGACGCCGGCCGACACGAAGCCCGCCGACACCAAGCCCGCCGACGGTACGGACCAGGCCGCGGCCGACCGCGCCGCGATCGAGAAGATCCTTGCCGACCCGAAGAGCGGCCGCGGCGTGCGCGAGGCCGCCGAGAAGGCCCTCAAGGGGACGGCCGCGGACATGCGGCACTTCCTGACGGTCGAACTGGCGAAGCAGCAGCTCGACGACGACCGGGTGCGCGTTTCCCAGCTCATCAACGCGGGCGGCAAGGCCGTCAAGCGCGAGGGCGGCAAGGCCATCGACGCCGGCACCCAGGCGGCGCTGACCGCGTTCCTGGAGACCGGCCAGCACACCGCGCGCCTCGAAGACGACCGCGTCGAGCTGCTCACGATGCTCAAGGGCGCCGGTCCGGGCCTGACCGAGGGCATCCAGAAGATCCTCTCGAACGGCACCCCGGCGCAGATCCGCGAGTTCGTGAAGACCACGCAGCACACGCTGCGCGACGACGACAACGCGGTCCTGATCTCGCAGATGCTGAACAAGAACCCCGGTCCCGAGCTGAAGAAGGCCGCGCAGGCCGCCCTCAAGGGCAGCCCGCAGGACCGCGCCGAGTTCCTGAAGACCGGGCAGTTCACGGCCCGCGAGAAGGACAAGCAGGCCGAGACCGGCAAGCCGGCCGACGGCAAGGACAAGCCGAAGGACCCGGCCACGGACAAGGGCGACGGCAGCGGCAAGGACAAGCCGAAGGACGAGGCCGGCAAGGGCACCGTCACCCCGGTGAACAACGGCTCCGGCGGCAACACCGCGGCCCCGGCCGGCGGCAAGGGCCCGCTCGCCTCCACCGGCAGCGGCTCTGAGACCCCGTGGATCGTCGGCGGCGGCGCCCTCGCCCTGGCGGCGGGCGCGGGCCTGGTGCTGACGGCGCGCCGCCGCGGCGCCTCGGCCCGCGGCTGACGCTCCGGGCACGAGCAGCGAGAGGGGGGTGGGCCCGCCGACCACGGCGGCCCCACCCCCCTCTCCGTACGCACGCCGCGCCTAGGCGCTCTTGAACTCCTGGCGCTGGCGGCCGAGCTTCTCGATCTCCAGCTCCACGACGTCACCGGCCCGCAGGAACGGCTTCGGCTCCGGCTGCCCCATGGCCACACCGGCCGGGGTGCCGGTGACGATGACGTCGCCCGGGTACAGGGTCATGAACTGGCTGAGGTACCGCACGACCTCGCCGACCGGGAAGATCTGGTCGGAGGTCTCGCCGTCCTGCTTGAGTTCGCCGTTGACCCACAGCTTCACGTCGAGGACCTGCGGGTCCGGGATCTCGTCGGCCGTGACCAGCCAGGGGCCGAGCGGGGTGAAGGTCTCGCAGTTCTTGCCCTTGTCCCAGGTGCCGCCGCGCTCGATCTGGAACTCGCGCTCCGACACGTCGTTCACGAGCAGGTAGCCGCCGACGTGCGCGAGGCCCTCCTCCGCCGAGCCCAGGTAGCGGGCCGTGCTGCCGATGACGACGCCCAGCTCCGCTTCCCAGTCGGTCTTCACGCTGCCGCGCGGGATCAGCACGGTGTCGTCGGGGCCGACGACCGTGTCCGGGGCCTTGAGGAACACGATCGGCTCCGCGGGGGTCTCGGCGCCGACCTCCGCCGCGTGGCCGTGGTAGTTCAGGCCGATGCCCACGATCTTGCCGATCCTGCCGACCGGCGCACCGATCCGCAGGCCTTCGGCGCCCAGGACCGGAAGCCCGCCGGATACCGCCGCGTCCCGTACCCGGGACAGCTCGGAGTCGTCGGCGAGCAGTGCGCCGTCCACATCCGTGATCAGGCCGGACAGGTCCCGCAGGGTCCCGTCCTGGTCGAGCAGCGCGGGGCGCTCAGCACCCACCGGTCCGACACGCAGCAGCTTCATGGGCATTCTCCCGTGGTCGTGGGTGGTCGGCCCGCGGGCATGCCCCGGGCCGGACGATGGGTTGCGGCCATCGGAGGATTGGTCGATCCTCCAAGATGTCCACCCAATCCGCAAGACCCTGTTCACAGACTGGAACGCTCGCCTCCGAGCGCGCCCCGTCCGGCGCGGTCCTTGCGGTGCTGGAGCCAAGCCCGCTCCGCCACCGTCCACCCGGTCGTCGCCACCAGGTACAGACCCGCGGCCAGCGGCACCACGGCGGCGGTGACCAGCGTGCCGAAGGAGAGCAGGGGCAGCACGCCGGACAGCTTGCGCATCGCTTCCCGCTGCTCGGCGGGCACCGAGGCGGGCAACTCGGGGCCACCGGCCGAGCGCGCGGCCCGCCGCCCCCGTACGGCACTCCACGCGGCGATGGCCGCGATGGCGGCGAACAGTCCCAGGAACACCAGGCCCGGCGCCCCGAACGGGCCGCCGTCCCCCAGCGCGTCGGTCCAGTGGGCCCCCAGCGGCGCCGCGAAGAGCCGCTCGCCCAGCAGCCCGCTGTCCACGGACGTGAACGCCCGGTACATGAAGAAGAACACCGGCAGCTGCACCAGTACGGGCAGGCACCCGGCCGACGGGGTCGTCCCCCGGAAGGCCGCCCGGCTCAGCGGGTGCAGGGCGAGCCGCACGAGCACGGTGAACAGCACGATCGCGGCAGCGGTCGCGGTCTGGGCCGCCACCGGCTCCAGCAGGTGGGCGAGCGCGGCGACGGGCTGCGCCACGCCCTCGGTGAGCGCATGGGTGAGCGGGGTGAGAACGGACACGGGGTCCCTCCGGGAGGTCTCGTCGGACGTCGAGAGATGCGTGAGGTGCATGTCGGCGTGACGAGCCGCGCGGGGGCGCGTGGACGTGGAGAACGCGGGAATGCGTGGCAATGCGGGAGCAAGGCTCTCCGCACGAGAAGAACGAGAAGAACGCGAAGTCTCGGCGGAAGGTCTCGATGCCCCGGGGTGCGCCCCTACGCGGCCGTCAGGACGGACCGCCCGGGCGCCCTGGGCCGCGAGCGGCCGGAGGCGTCGGGATCGCGCTGCGGCAGGAAGGCCGTGCGCTGCTCGCGATCGCGGATCGCGGTGCGTATTCGGGTGGGGGGTACGGGCGAGGCGGCCCGCGCGAGCAGCGCCGCACAGCCCAGCACCGCGGCGCCGACGGCGGCCGTGGCGGCGAAGGCCACGGCGGCGCTCAGCCCGCTCTCCCCGAGGGAGGATCCCAGGAGCAGCGTGAAGAGCCCGGCGAGCAGGACGACGCTCAACAGCCCACGGACCCGCGCCATTCGACCCACCCCCTTCACCTCGCCCCGATGACCTGCTTGCTACCCGACCAGCCTAACCTCACCCACTGACACCTCGTCCGCTGGCACCTCGTCCACTGACACCTCATCCACTGACCGCGGGGTCGGCGGCCAGCACCTCCGCGTCCGGCCGCCCGTCCGTCTCCCGCGGCCCGCCCCACGCCACCGCCAGCGTGACCACCAGGTTCAGGGCGAGCGCTACCATCCCCGCGTTCACCCCCCACACCGGATCGTGGCCCGTGAAAACGAGCGCGCAGACGGCCACGACCCCGGTCACCAGCCCGCTCACCGCCGCGGCCAGGGTCAGCCGCCGCCACACCAGCCCCAGCAGCAGCATCGGCACCAACTGCGCCATCCCCTCGTAGGAGATGAGCGAGAGCCGCACCAGCGTGTTCGGCGCCGTGTACGTCATCACCAGCGCCAGCGCCCCGGCCGCCACCACGACCACCTGCGAGGCGGGCTTCTGCCGCTCCCCCGCACTCCACCGCGGCACCAGCGACAGCACGCTGCGCCCCCACATCGTCCCGATCACCAGCATGAACACCGCCATCGGCACGATCGACGACAGCGCCGCCGCGACCCCGATCAGCCCGACCGCCCACGCGGGCAGCGAGTCGACGATCAGCTTGAAGAGCGCCAGGTTGGAGTCCGCGCCCGCCAGCCCCGGCACCACGAACAGCGCGGCCATCCCCAGCAGCATGGGGACGAAGAGCAGCACGTTGTAGGCGGGCAGCAGGATCGCGTTGCGCCGCAGCGCGTCGGCGTCGCGCGCCCCGAGATAGCCGGCCACCGTCGTGGGGAAGATGACCACGGTCAGCGCGTTGAGCACGGAGGTGGACACGAACCACCCCGTCCCGAGCCCGCTCTCCGCGCCCCCGTGCCCGGGCAGGGTCAGCCACTCGGGCCGCTCCGCGGTCAGCCGGGAGAACAGCTCCCCGTACCCGCCGAAGTAGTGCAGCGGCACGTACACCGCGAGGAACCCCAGCGTCCCGATCACCAGCACGTCCTTGAGCACGGACACCCACGCGCTCCCGCGCAGCCCGCTGACCACCACGAACCCGGTGGTGACGGCGAACGCCACGAAGTAGGCCCATTCCAGCGGCACCGCGCCGTAGGTCACCGTGGAGACCACCACCCCCATCCCGGTGATCTGGAGCTGGATGTAGGGCAGCAGGAACACCGTCGCCAGCACCGCGACCGCCGCGCCCAGCCAGGGCCGCCCGTACCGGTGCGCGACCATGTCCGAGATCCCGACCAGGGCGTGCCGGCGCGCGTAGTCCCAGAGCAGGGGCCCGACGACGTACCCGACCGCGTACCCGCAGGACATGTAGGCGACGACGTACATCACGGGCGCCCCGTAGTTGTAGCCCCAGCCCGCCGCGCCCAGGTAGCTGAAACTCGTATAGCCCTCGCCCGCCATCAGCACCCAGATGAAGACGGTCCCCAGCGAACGCCCGCCCACCGACCACTCCGCGAGCCCGCCGCCCCCGCCGCCGCGCCCGCGCACCGCGAACAGGCCCAGCGCGACGGTCGCCACCATGAACACGGCGAAGACGGAGGTGGCCACGGCCGCCGCGCTCACCGGTGATCACCGCGCCAGGCCAGCCAGACGGCGAGCGGAGTGAGCAGGGTCGCCCCCACGCACCACACGAGCAGGAACGGCACCCGACCGAAGACGAGCGGCTCCACCCGGTTGACCAGGGGCAGCACCCCGAGGAAGAGGACGAAGGGCGCGGCGAGCCACACCAGCTGAGGACGTTTCACCCGTTTCGAACGCATCGCCCCACGGTAGACACACTCACCCCTTCAACTTCCCCCACACCACGAGCCGGTACTTGGAGGTGTACTCGGGCGTGCAGGTCGTCAGGGTGATGTACGCCCCGGGTTCGTCGTACCCGTATTCGGGCTTCACCACGCTCCGCGGCACCGGCGCGATCACCCCGGCGTCCCGTTCGGTCGTCTCCGCGAGCACCTTGTCCACGACGTACGTGTACCGCCTGCCCTGCGTCTCGACCTGGATCTCGTCCCCGGCCCGCAACCGGTTGACGTAGCGGAAAGGTTCCCCGTGCGTGTTGCGGTGGCCCGCGAGCGCGAAGTTCCCCTGCGCCCCGGGCTGCGCGGTCCCGGGGTAGTGCCCGGCGTACCCCTTGTCGAGGACCGCCGCCTTGGACACCCCCTGCGCGACGGGCACGACCAGCCCCAGCGCCGGGATCCGCAGCACGGCATACGCCTGGGACGCGGGCGGAGGCGGAGCCGCGCGGACGGCTCCCGGGACGGAGCGGGACGGTGCCGTACCCGTACCCGTACCCGTCCCCGGAGCCACGGACTCCGCCCCGACGACCGGATCCCCACCGGCACCAGCCTGTTCCCCCTCACCCACACCGGGATCAGGACCGGGACCGGGACCGGACGGCTTGGCAGCATCCCAGGCCGACTCCAACGCACGCACCTGATCCCGCGCGGCCGCCACGGCCTCCCGGTTCGTCCACCACACCTGGTGCACCACCAGCAACAACACCACCACACCCACCGTGACGGTCAGTTCGGCACAGGTCCACAGCACCCGCGCGATCCCCACGCGCCGCGCCCGCCGACCGCTCCCCTGCACCACTACAGGTATGTGATCCCGCACGGGCCGCA
This is a stretch of genomic DNA from Streptomyces sp. NBC_00536. It encodes these proteins:
- a CDS encoding DUF3311 domain-containing protein, yielding MRSKRVKRPQLVWLAAPFVLFLGVLPLVNRVEPLVFGRVPFLLVWCVGATLLTPLAVWLAWRGDHR
- a CDS encoding class E sortase, with product MGIARVLWTCAELTVTVGVVVLLLVVHQVWWTNREAVAAARDQVRALESAWDAAKPSGPGPGPDPGVGEGEQAGAGGDPVVGAESVAPGTGTGTGTAPSRSVPGAVRAAPPPPASQAYAVLRIPALGLVVPVAQGVSKAAVLDKGYAGHYPGTAQPGAQGNFALAGHRNTHGEPFRYVNRLRAGDEIQVETQGRRYTYVVDKVLAETTERDAGVIAPVPRSVVKPEYGYDEPGAYITLTTCTPEYTSKYRLVVWGKLKG